One genomic window of Etheostoma spectabile isolate EspeVRDwgs_2016 chromosome 7, UIUC_Espe_1.0, whole genome shotgun sequence includes the following:
- the fkbp1ab gene encoding FKBP prolyl isomerase 1Ab, translating to MGVEIETITPGDGRTFPKKGQTCVVHYVGCLIDGRKFDSSRDRDKPFRFKIGKQEVIRGWEEGVVQMSVGQRAKLTCSPEYAYGNKGHPGIIPPNATLIFDVELLGLE from the exons ATGGGAGTCGAAATCGAGACTATTACCCCGGGTGACG GAAGGACTTTCCCCAAAAAAGGACAGACGTGTGTGGTGCATTATGTTG GCTGCCTGATAGATGGACGTAAGTTTGACTCATCTCGTGACAGGGACAAGCCTTTCAGGTTCAAGAttggcaaacaggaagtgatcCGAGGCTGGGAAGAGGGTGTAGTGCAG ATGAGTGTTGGTCAAAGGGCCAAGTTGACCTGCTCACCTGAATACGCTTATGGAAACAAAGGCCACCCGGGCATCATCCCTCCTAACGCCACCCTCATCTTTGACGTTGAGCTGCTGGGTTTGGAATGA